The Amycolatopsis sp. 195334CR genome window below encodes:
- a CDS encoding PQQ-dependent sugar dehydrogenase: MRTRSRRIAHWPLAPLACGILLLSGCADFDGTPTASDWKPAPELTPQAGPQPNLPGAEGSAPGKPGPSAPPTSVPPPQGCKDFDEAVIGTCLDTVAAVAALPGGQTPAALAGERKSGRVFQVTSGAEKEQYAELAVDATGGGGLTGLTLSPSFAEDQLVFAYVTTPTDNRVVRFARGQQPKPVLTGIPRGSSGNGGSLTSDGNGALLVATGNAGNPAAAADPNSLAGKVLRIDTSGQPAQGNPTPSSAVLASGLTQPGGLCKSPDGSRLWVTDRAADKDALYRVTPGQALTSPAWTWPDRPGVAGCVDGTSLIMVATSTAGNMQNLPIATDGSISGKPSVTLDGQNNSRTYGRLAGMEQISAELAVAGTVNKDGGEPVSSDDRVVLIVIQPSAAIPGKD, from the coding sequence ATGCGCACCAGGTCACGGCGGATCGCCCACTGGCCGCTGGCCCCGCTGGCCTGCGGCATCCTGCTGCTGTCCGGCTGCGCCGACTTCGACGGCACGCCGACCGCCTCGGACTGGAAGCCGGCCCCGGAGTTGACCCCGCAGGCCGGGCCGCAGCCGAACCTGCCCGGCGCGGAGGGTTCCGCCCCCGGCAAGCCGGGCCCGTCGGCGCCGCCGACCTCGGTCCCACCGCCCCAGGGCTGCAAGGACTTCGACGAAGCGGTGATCGGCACCTGCCTGGACACGGTCGCCGCGGTGGCCGCGCTGCCCGGCGGGCAGACCCCGGCGGCGCTGGCCGGTGAGCGCAAGAGCGGGCGCGTGTTCCAGGTGACCTCGGGGGCGGAGAAGGAGCAGTACGCCGAGCTGGCGGTGGACGCCACCGGTGGCGGCGGGCTGACCGGGCTGACCCTGTCCCCCAGTTTCGCCGAGGACCAGTTGGTCTTCGCCTACGTCACCACGCCGACGGACAACCGGGTGGTGCGCTTCGCCAGGGGGCAGCAGCCGAAACCGGTGCTCACCGGGATTCCGCGCGGGAGCAGCGGCAACGGGGGCTCATTGACCTCGGACGGCAACGGCGCGCTGCTGGTGGCCACCGGCAACGCGGGCAACCCGGCCGCGGCGGCCGACCCGAACTCGCTGGCGGGCAAGGTGCTGCGCATCGACACCTCCGGCCAGCCGGCGCAGGGCAACCCGACGCCGTCGTCGGCCGTGCTGGCCAGTGGGCTGACCCAGCCGGGCGGGCTGTGCAAGTCCCCCGACGGCTCGCGGCTGTGGGTCACCGACCGCGCCGCCGACAAGGACGCGCTGTACCGCGTCACGCCGGGGCAGGCGCTGACCTCGCCGGCGTGGACCTGGCCGGACCGGCCGGGCGTGGCCGGGTGCGTGGACGGGACGAGCCTGATCATGGTCGCCACGTCGACCGCCGGGAACATGCAGAACCTGCCGATCGCCACGGACGGCTCGATCAGCGGTAAGCCCTCGGTCACGCTCGACGGGCAGAACAACAGCCGCACCTACGGGCGGCTGGCCGGGATGGAGCAGATCAGCGCGGAACTGGCGGTGGCGGGCACGGTCAACAAGGACGGCGGGGAGCCCGTCTCCAGTGATGACCGGGTGGTGCTCATCGTCATCCAGCCGAGCGCCGCCATCCCGGGCAAGGACTGA
- a CDS encoding cupin, which yields MSHVPLPGAVGVSHLSCYEWLAEDGVRGGSPHMHLTCTEAYVVTGGVGAVQTLTVDGYQENDLSAGSIVWFTPGTVHRMIQREDLRITVLMQNSGLPEAGDAVFTFPPAVLADPAAYAEAAALPAKEGPLAEAAARRRRDLAVEGYLVLREAARDGDDGPMREFHRAAAAIVAPKVARWLPIWQEGALAAAERTGAHLKALLDGDASHLAQARVVTATPSRHGGYGMCGRRDEYELPGITVPDAIRAAKP from the coding sequence ATGTCGCATGTCCCGCTTCCCGGCGCGGTCGGGGTTTCGCACCTGAGCTGCTACGAATGGCTGGCCGAGGACGGGGTGCGCGGTGGCAGCCCGCACATGCACCTGACCTGCACCGAGGCCTACGTGGTCACCGGCGGGGTCGGCGCGGTGCAGACGCTGACCGTGGACGGGTACCAGGAGAACGACCTGTCGGCGGGGTCGATCGTGTGGTTCACCCCGGGCACCGTGCACCGGATGATCCAGCGGGAGGACCTGCGGATCACCGTGTTGATGCAGAACAGCGGCCTGCCCGAAGCGGGGGACGCGGTGTTCACCTTCCCGCCCGCCGTGCTGGCCGACCCGGCGGCGTACGCGGAGGCGGCGGCCCTGCCCGCGAAGGAGGGCCCGCTCGCGGAGGCGGCGGCTCGGCGTCGGCGGGACCTGGCCGTCGAGGGGTACCTGGTGCTGCGGGAGGCTGCCCGGGACGGTGACGACGGGCCGATGCGGGAGTTCCACCGGGCGGCCGCGGCGATCGTGGCGCCGAAGGTGGCGCGCTGGCTGCCGATCTGGCAGGAGGGCGCGCTGGCCGCCGCCGAACGCACGGGCGCCCACCTGAAAGCCCTCCTCGACGGCGACGCGAGCCACCTGGCGCAGGCGCGGGTCGTGACCGCGACGCCCTCACGGCACGGGGGCTACGGCATGTGCGGCCGCCGGGACGAGTACGAGCTCCCGGGCATCACGGTCCCGGACGCCATCCGAGCCGCCAAGCCCTGA
- the gatB gene encoding Asp-tRNA(Asn)/Glu-tRNA(Gln) amidotransferase subunit GatB, with product MTAVAETMDYAEVIERFDPVLGLEVHVELSTNTKMFCGCENRFGGEPNTHVCPTCLGLPGALPVVNGRAVEGAIRIGLALNCEIAQWCRFARKNYFYPDMPKNFQTSQYDEPIAFNGHLDVTLDDGEVVRIEIERAHMEEDTGKSLHVGGATGRIHGAEHSLLDYNRAGVPLIEIVTKPITGTGERAPEVARAYVTALRDLLRALEVSDVRMDQGSLRCDANVSLMAKDATEFGTRTETKNVNSLRSVERAVRYEMTRQAAILVGGGSITQETRHFQEADGTTSSGRTKETAEDYRYFPEPDLVPIAPSREWVEELRGTMPELPWERRKRVQAEWELTDAELRDLINAGAVDLIAATVDKGASPADARGWWVSYLTQQANKSGVELGELAITPAQVARVIALVGEGALTNKLAREVVDGVLAGEGEPDEVVEKRDLKVVSDDSALYKAVDEALAANPDIAEKIRGGKVQAAGKIVGDVMKATKGQADAKRVRELVLERVGT from the coding sequence GTGACGGCCGTGGCGGAAACCATGGACTACGCCGAGGTCATCGAGCGGTTCGACCCGGTGCTGGGCCTCGAGGTGCACGTGGAGCTGTCCACGAACACCAAGATGTTCTGCGGCTGCGAGAACCGCTTCGGCGGCGAGCCCAACACGCACGTCTGCCCGACCTGCCTCGGCCTGCCCGGCGCGCTGCCGGTGGTCAACGGGCGCGCGGTGGAGGGGGCGATCCGGATCGGCCTGGCGCTCAACTGCGAGATCGCGCAGTGGTGCCGGTTCGCCAGGAAGAACTACTTCTACCCGGACATGCCGAAGAACTTCCAGACCTCGCAGTACGACGAGCCGATCGCCTTCAACGGCCACCTCGACGTCACCCTCGACGACGGTGAGGTCGTGCGCATCGAGATCGAGCGCGCGCACATGGAGGAGGACACCGGCAAGTCGCTGCACGTCGGTGGCGCCACCGGGCGCATCCACGGCGCCGAGCACTCGCTGCTCGACTACAACCGCGCCGGCGTGCCGCTGATCGAGATCGTCACCAAGCCGATCACCGGCACCGGTGAGCGCGCCCCCGAGGTCGCCCGCGCCTACGTCACCGCGCTGCGGGACCTGCTGCGCGCGCTGGAGGTCTCCGACGTCCGGATGGACCAGGGCTCGCTCCGCTGCGACGCCAACGTCTCGCTGATGGCCAAGGACGCCACCGAGTTCGGCACGCGCACCGAGACCAAGAACGTCAACTCGCTGCGCAGCGTCGAGCGCGCGGTGCGCTACGAGATGACGCGCCAGGCGGCGATCCTGGTCGGCGGCGGGTCGATCACCCAGGAGACGCGGCACTTCCAGGAGGCCGACGGCACCACCTCGTCCGGTCGCACCAAGGAAACCGCCGAGGACTACCGGTACTTCCCGGAGCCCGACCTGGTGCCGATCGCGCCGTCGCGGGAGTGGGTCGAGGAACTGCGCGGCACCATGCCCGAGCTGCCGTGGGAGCGGCGCAAGCGGGTGCAGGCCGAGTGGGAGCTGACCGACGCGGAACTGCGCGACCTGATCAACGCGGGCGCGGTCGACCTGATCGCGGCCACCGTCGACAAGGGCGCGAGCCCGGCCGACGCGCGGGGCTGGTGGGTCTCGTACCTGACCCAGCAGGCCAACAAGTCCGGTGTGGAGCTGGGCGAGCTGGCGATCACCCCGGCGCAGGTGGCGCGGGTGATCGCGCTGGTCGGGGAAGGCGCGCTGACCAACAAGCTGGCCCGCGAGGTGGTCGACGGCGTGCTCGCCGGCGAGGGCGAACCGGACGAGGTCGTGGAGAAGCGCGATCTGAAGGTCGTCTCGGATGATTCGGCGCTGTACAAGGCGGTCGACGAGGCGCTCGCGGCGAACCCGGACATCGCGGAGAAGATCCGCGGCGGCAAGGTGCAGGCAGCGGGCAAGATCGTCGGCGACGTGATGAAGGCGACCAAGGGCCAGGCCGACGCGAAGCGCGTGCGGGAACTGGTACTGGAACGGGTCGGCACCTGA